The genomic interval GTGGCGATCGTGCTCACTAGCAGGTCGGGTTCGATAGGTTTGGCCAGGTGCAGCTGAAAGCCAGCGGCCAGGGCCTGCTGCTGATTGATGTCGCCGGCGTAGGCGGTGAGGGCGATGGCTGGAATATTGCCCCCCTGGTCGTGCAGCCGATGGCGGATCTGCTGGATCAGCTCGTAGCCATCCATGTCGGGCATGCCGATGTCGCACAGCAGCAGGTCGGGCACCGACTGGTTCAGCAGGCTGAGGGCCTGGAGGGCAGAGGTCGCGGTGGCCACTTCCGCTCCCGCCTGGGTGAGAATAAAGGTGGCCAGATCCCGCATGTCGGCCTCGTCATCGACCACCAGAACCCGCAGTCCAGCCAGGTCGGTGGCGTTGTCTAGGGGCTCGGCGGCGGCGGGCTGAGCCCGTTTGTCCAGGTTGAGGGGCAGCTGCACGGTGAAGGTCGCGCCCAGGTTGGGGCCGGGGCTGTTGGCGGCCACCAGCCCGCCGTGCAGTTCGGCGATCTGCCGCACGATCGCCAGGCCCAGGCCCAGGCCGCCAAACTGACGGGTGGTGGTGCCGTCTTCCTGCCGGAAGTAGTCGAATACGTGGGGCAAAAAGTCGGGATGGATGCCCTTGCCGGTGTCGCTGACCTGGATTTGGGCGGAGGTCTCCACCTGCTCCAGGGTGATGGTCACCTGTCCCCCCGCCGGGGTGAACTTAACCGCATTGGAGAGCAGGTTCCAAATCACCTGCTGGAGTCGGTTGGTGTCGCCCAGGACCTGACCCGCGATCGCATTTAGATGAGTTTCGAGCTGAATGCGCTTGGCCTCCGCCGCCAGGCGCACGGTGTCGATCGCCGCCTCAACGGTGCTGGCCAGATTCACCGGGCCCACCGTCAGGGTCAGCTTGCCCTGCAAAATGCGGGAGACGTCGAGCAGGTCTTCGATTAGTTGGGTCTGGAGTTTGGCGTTGCGCTCGATGGTTTCCAGGGCCTGGTCGGTTTTGGCGGCATCCAGGGGGCGGCTGCGCAGGAGTCGGGCCCAGCCCAGAATGGGATTCAGCGGCGATCGCAATTCGTGGGACAGCACCGCCAGGAACTCGTCTTTGATCCGGTTGGCGGCCTCTGCCTGGGCGCGATCGCGCTGGGCGGCCCCGTAGAGCTGGGCATTTTCAATCGCCAGGGAAGCCCGGTGGGCCAACTCTTCGGCCAGCTGCAAATCGGTGTCCCTGTAGCGGCGGCCCGACTCGGCCGAGATGAACGAAATCACGCCAATCACCCGGTCCTGGCTGCGCAGGGGCACCGTCATGGCGGAACTAAAGCCCACCTGCCGCAAAATCTCCAGGTGCTCAGGGTCTTTAGCGGCATGGACCAGCAGGTCATCGGGAATGTCAGGAATCAGCTCGGGTTGCCCGGTACGCAGGGTGAGGGCGGCACCGCGCTCCTCATTGGGGTCGAGGGGATACTGATCGCGAATTTGGTAGGCCCACTCCAGTTTGGCCGGGTCGATGTGGGCTACGGCAATCTGGTCGATGGTGCCATCCTCTTCCACCATGTGGACGGTACACCAGTCGGCCAGTTCTGGTACGGTGAGCCGGGCCACCTGCTCCAGGGTGGTCTGGTAGTCAAGGGACGATGCCAGCACAGCGCTCGCCTCCGACAGATACTGCTGGGCGCGCTCCAGCTTAACCCGCTCGGTGACATCAACTATGTAGGCCAGCAGCCGTTCCACCCGCTGGTGGTCGTCCACCGTGGGCAGGTAGTAGACGTTGTAGTAGCCGGGGCGGCGATCGCCATGGCCAGGGGCATTGATCGCCAGGTTGGGGGAGATAAAGGGTTTTCCCGTAGCGTAGATCTGACGAATCACCTCAACGATGTCGGGATCGGTTTGACCAAACAGCTCGGCTACAGACCTACCCAGATGTTGGTCGCGCGGTAGCCCATTGATCTCCGCCAGGGCTTCGTTGATGGCGACAAAACGCTGCTCCCCATCCAGCAGCGCCAGGCCAATGGGGGAGGTGTCAACGATGGTGGCCAACTGCCGTTGGGCAGCTTCGGCCTGGGCGCGGGCCAGGCGTTCGCGCTCGAGCAGCTGTTCGCGCTCCTGCTCGGCGAGCTTGCGATCGGTAATGTCGATCAAAGCGCCGATAGATTGCTTGGGGTGGCCCTGCACATCGTAGGAAAACTGCCCCCTGTCCTCAACCCAGTGCAGGGAGCCGTCGGGCCACAGCAGTCGATACTCGTGGTGGTAGTCGGTGCGCTCTTGCATCGCCTGCCGCATTTTTGCCTTGACGGTGGACAGGTCATCGGGATGAACACGGCTACCCCACATCTGGCTGCTGGGTTCACATTCGTCGGGCTGATAGCCCAGGATGGTGTAGTGCCCCGCCGACCAGCGGACATTATCGGTCTGAACATCCCATTCCCAGGTGCCCATGCGGCCAATATTGAGAGCGAGCTGGAGGCGGGCTTCGCTCTCGCGCAGTTCGGCCTCGGCGCGCGATCGCTCCACAGCCAGCCAGGTCTTTTCGGCAATGCGCTCCATCAGGGCGACATCGTCTGCCGTCCAGGCCCGGGGGGTGGCCTGGTGGAGCACCAACATAGCCACAAACCGCCCCCGCTTGACCAGGGGGACGCAGAGCAGCGAGCGGATCGCCAGGGCGGCAAAGGCCCTGGCCCCAGCGTTAAGGATGCGAGGGTCGCCCTCTAGATCGTCGACCACGATGGTTTTGCCCTGCTTTAGCTCGGCCAGTAGATCGGCTCCAAAGGACTTTAATTGGTGAGTACCGACAACGCTGCTGACGCCATCGCAGTAGTCGCGATCGATGATCGCGTGCTCCTGGGCCGCATCGATTTCGCCGTAGGCGCAGCGCGAGGCGTCGAAGTGCTGACCGGTGGCGCTAACCACCTGCCAGATAATCTCTTCCGAGTCTTGCAGGGTGCGGGCGGCGTCATTCAGCTCAATCAAAAACTGCTGCTGCCGTTCTTTGCGCTGGAGTTCGGCCAGCAGGGCTTCGCGGTTGGCTTCGATCTGCTTGCGATCGCTAATGTCGATAGAAACCCCAACCATGCGCACGGGCTGTCCAGCCCCGTTGAGATAAAGCCGTCCCTGGCTTTTGAGCCAGCGTACCTCACCGCTGGCAGTGACCACCCGATACTCCTGGGCAAAGAACTGATCGCCCACCACGGCTTCGGCGGTTGCCTGCTGGAGCAGGGGGCGATCGTCGGGATGGATGAGAGCCCGAAATGCCCCGGTGGTGCCCACCTCCATGCCCCAAATCTCTCGGGCATTGGGGGAACATACCACCCGCTGGGTTTCGATATCCACATCCCAGGCCACCATCTGGGCCGAGGAGAGGGCGAGCTGGAGGCGTTCTTCCGCCTCTCGCAGGTTGGCCTCGATCTGCTTCAGGCGGGTGACATCCTGGAACATGCCAATGCCGGTCGCTGGATGGCCATGCATGGCGGGTAGAATTTCTCCCCAACAAAGGGTGGGCCGCACGCCGCCGGGGGTATGCCAGTTTATTTCATAGTTCTGCAGGCGCTCCCCTCGGGCAATCAGTACGGCGGGCATCTGGTCGGTGGGGATGCGATCGCCCTGGCCATCGGTGCAGTAGTAGGCGTCGGGGTACTCCTCCAGGGATTTGTGCTTGGGTAAATCGCCCCCGGCCAACTGATTGGCAATGTGGTTAGAAAACGTGATCTTGGCGGTCTCAGGTTCAATGAAGACGGCGGGCGTTGGCATTAAATCCAGGACAGTCTGTAACCATTTCTGCTGGTTTTCCAGATCTTCCGCCTGCTGCCTCAGCAGCCGTTCGGTGTGCTGGCGCTCGGTGATGTCTTGCACCACCACCGCTGCCGCCAAAATTTGCCCCTGCCGGTCCAAAACTGGGGCCGAGCTGACCGAGATAACGATCCGCCTGCCGTCTTCGTAGCGCAGCTCCATTTCCTCATCGGCCACGACTTCTCCCGCCCGCAGCGATCGCGCCAGGGGGTACTCGTGGGGCGCATAGAGTTCCCCACTGGGGCGAAACGCCTGCAGGGGGACGATGGGTACATAGTCCTCCAGTTCGTAGGACTGCTCGAAACTGTAGCCCAAGATGTGTTGTGCCTGCTCGTTGGCCAGCACCAGTTTGTTCGTCGCCGCTTCGGCAATCAGTACGCCCGCCGGCATCTGGCGCAGCACCGCTTCAAACTGGGCCCGTTCCTTCTCCAGCTCGCCGAGCAGCCGCTCGCGCTCGACCTCGGCCTGTTTGCGGTCGGTCACATCGCGAAAATATACCGCCACCCCCTCCGCTGAGGGGTAGGCTCTGGCCTCCAGCCAGCGGTAGAGGGGCTCGCCAAATTCTTCCCAGGCCACCGGTATTTGCTCGGCGATCGCCCGGTGCATCGCCTTGTAGGCCACCCCATCCACCAGGTAGGGGAACACCTCCTTCCACACCTGTTTGCCGATCAGCTCCTCTGGGGTTTTGTGCAAAATCTGGGTGGCGGCCTGGTTGACGTAGGTGTAGCGCCAGTCGCGGTCAAAGGCCACGAAGGCATCGGTAATGCTTTCTAAAATCGCGACGATTTTAGGCTCTGTCGCCCGGTCAGCGGGGTCTGGGGTGTGGGCCAGCCGCGTCTCCAGGGCGTGGTTCCGCTGCTGTAGCAAGCGAATCTGCTCTTGCAGCTGCGCGATCTGCCCCTGCTCTCCAGGGCCGGGGGGAGCACCCTCCGCCTCTAACTGACGGGCGAACTGTTCGATCACCTCCGATCGGGATGTTCCCTGGGATTGGGCCAACCGGGCAAGCGATCGCCAAGCCGTAGGAGTGATAGATAGACTGACTCGTTGCTTGATCTCTCGCTCCCAGCTGTTCACAAACGTTCCGCTCGCGTCGCGTGTCATGGAGTATGGCACCGTTTGCACAAACGGTAAAACCATTCAACTCGACTTTGGGGTGAATATGAATCGCCCTTTGGATAGACGTTTAGAGCTATTAACCTTAACGGATCAGGTCTAGCTACAGTGCCGTCAGGCCAACGCCCCATCCCGCTCTTGGGGATCAAAACAAGATCTGCGCGCAGCGACAGATGCCCCAGAATTGGCTCTGGGAGGGGTAGGATTGCTCAGGGTCAACGCTGGGTCGCCTTTAACCGAGAGTTCCCCACATCATGAGTAA from Leptolyngbya sp. KIOST-1 carries:
- a CDS encoding PAS domain S-box protein, coding for MTRDASGTFVNSWEREIKQRVSLSITPTAWRSLARLAQSQGTSRSEVIEQFARQLEAEGAPPGPGEQGQIAQLQEQIRLLQQRNHALETRLAHTPDPADRATEPKIVAILESITDAFVAFDRDWRYTYVNQAATQILHKTPEELIGKQVWKEVFPYLVDGVAYKAMHRAIAEQIPVAWEEFGEPLYRWLEARAYPSAEGVAVYFRDVTDRKQAEVERERLLGELEKERAQFEAVLRQMPAGVLIAEAATNKLVLANEQAQHILGYSFEQSYELEDYVPIVPLQAFRPSGELYAPHEYPLARSLRAGEVVADEEMELRYEDGRRIVISVSSAPVLDRQGQILAAAVVVQDITERQHTERLLRQQAEDLENQQKWLQTVLDLMPTPAVFIEPETAKITFSNHIANQLAGGDLPKHKSLEEYPDAYYCTDGQGDRIPTDQMPAVLIARGERLQNYEINWHTPGGVRPTLCWGEILPAMHGHPATGIGMFQDVTRLKQIEANLREAEERLQLALSSAQMVAWDVDIETQRVVCSPNAREIWGMEVGTTGAFRALIHPDDRPLLQQATAEAVVGDQFFAQEYRVVTASGEVRWLKSQGRLYLNGAGQPVRMVGVSIDISDRKQIEANREALLAELQRKERQQQFLIELNDAARTLQDSEEIIWQVVSATGQHFDASRCAYGEIDAAQEHAIIDRDYCDGVSSVVGTHQLKSFGADLLAELKQGKTIVVDDLEGDPRILNAGARAFAALAIRSLLCVPLVKRGRFVAMLVLHQATPRAWTADDVALMERIAEKTWLAVERSRAEAELRESEARLQLALNIGRMGTWEWDVQTDNVRWSAGHYTILGYQPDECEPSSQMWGSRVHPDDLSTVKAKMRQAMQERTDYHHEYRLLWPDGSLHWVEDRGQFSYDVQGHPKQSIGALIDITDRKLAEQEREQLLERERLARAQAEAAQRQLATIVDTSPIGLALLDGEQRFVAINEALAEINGLPRDQHLGRSVAELFGQTDPDIVEVIRQIYATGKPFISPNLAINAPGHGDRRPGYYNVYYLPTVDDHQRVERLLAYIVDVTERVKLERAQQYLSEASAVLASSLDYQTTLEQVARLTVPELADWCTVHMVEEDGTIDQIAVAHIDPAKLEWAYQIRDQYPLDPNEERGAALTLRTGQPELIPDIPDDLLVHAAKDPEHLEILRQVGFSSAMTVPLRSQDRVIGVISFISAESGRRYRDTDLQLAEELAHRASLAIENAQLYGAAQRDRAQAEAANRIKDEFLAVLSHELRSPLNPILGWARLLRSRPLDAAKTDQALETIERNAKLQTQLIEDLLDVSRILQGKLTLTVGPVNLASTVEAAIDTVRLAAEAKRIQLETHLNAIAGQVLGDTNRLQQVIWNLLSNAVKFTPAGGQVTITLEQVETSAQIQVSDTGKGIHPDFLPHVFDYFRQEDGTTTRQFGGLGLGLAIVRQIAELHGGLVAANSPGPNLGATFTVQLPLNLDKRAQPAAAEPLDNATDLAGLRVLVVDDEADMRDLATFILTQAGAEVATATSALQALSLLNQSVPDLLLCDIGMPDMDGYELIQQIRHRLHDQGGNIPAIALTAYAGDINQQQALAAGFQLHLAKPIEPDLLVSTIATLVQPRTKEC